One genomic region from Nymphaea colorata isolate Beijing-Zhang1983 chromosome 12, ASM883128v2, whole genome shotgun sequence encodes:
- the LOC116265267 gene encoding uncharacterized protein LOC116265267: MLVLEAPGDNSDIASGNSVGQKTYDCKEGGRILAGSDTVSNGVIIDIGDLKVEEDAEEIEERNTVEGDENNKGVQTDSLVLAEIISFSNGDGENADERNKSAAEDGDTVHADETSDDEKAIHHSSETLKGLELNGELRDGTYSNSSVKSMEGETYDDQLFKVSEGTHRNQVSSCAKEVPDGGVLGSKVHNSFDSGIKHGNKSVRTVHDNSTSMTLGNTDLFVQKRAGRSSKRNSNRTRSSEKMHSRSGAAEVDGSREACEAVCSSKLEGLAHRIEELESELREAAELEVALYSIVAEHGSSIHKVHTPARRLSRMYIHAYRNWSKEKRASAARSMVSGLVLVAKACGNDVAR, encoded by the coding sequence ATGTTGGTGCTGGAAGCTCCAGGGGATAACAGTGACATTGCATCAGGCAACTCAGTAGGACAAAAAACTTATGACTGCAAAGAAGGTGGAAGAATTCTGGCTGGTTCAGACACAGTCAGCAATGGTGTTATAATAGATATAGGTGatttaaaagttgaagaagatgctgaagaaatagaagaaagaaacactGTAGAAGGAGATGAAAATAACAAAGGAGTGCAGACGGATAGCCTGGTGCTTGCAGAAATCATTAGTTTTAGTAATGGAGATGGAGAAAATGCTGATGAACGCAACAAAAGTGCAGCAGAGGATGGAGATACTGTCCATGCAGATGAGACTAGTGATGATGAAAAAGCAATACATCATTCTTCAGAGACTTTGAAAGGGCTTGAACTGAATGGAGAACTGCGTGATggaacatattcaaattcttcTGTAAAGTCTATGGAGGGGGAGACATATGATGATCAGCTGTTTAAAGTTTCAGAAGGCACTCATAGAAATCAAGTGAGTTCTTGTGCGAAGGAGGTTCCTGATGGTGGTGTTTTAGGGTCAAAGGTCCACAATTCCTTTGATAGTGGGATAAAGCATGGGAATAAGTCTGTCCGAACAGTCCATGACAATTCAACAAGCATGACATTGGGAAATACTGACCTATTTGTGCAGAAAAGGGCAGGACGTAGTAGTAAAAGGAACTCCAACAGAACCAGAAGTTCTGAGAAAATGCATAGCAGATCAGGTGCAGCTGAAGTGGATGGTTCAAGAGAGGCTTGTGAAGCTGTTTGTAGCAGCAAACTCGAAGGATTGGCGCACAGAATTGAAGAACTTGAATCGGAGTTGAGAGAAGCAGCTGAGCTTGAGGTTGCACTTTATTCAATAGTTGCAGAACATGGAAGTTCAATACACAAGGTTCACACTCCAGCTCGCCGTCTTTCAAGGATGTATATTCATGCTTACAGGAACTGGTCTAAAGAAAAGAGGGCCAGTGCTGCAAGAAGTATGGTTTCAGGACTAGTATTGGTTGCCAAAGCATGTGGAAATGATGTTGCAAGGTAA